cccccggtgccgggtggtccatagcgggtcctgcccgcttgtccgactggcggcgcgtttcgcgccgacgctcgacggtggttcgagcgtcttcgtgagcttgttcccgaaggacctggcgctggttGCGGAGGGTCCACGGGTCGGACggcgctatggagatgttatcacaagcgtcatcgcgacgggccgacgcccgcggcggctggcgaggaggaggggagtgcaccgtggccgcagcttcCTCGGtactcccagcgccagcatgtggtggctcggtggggcgccgacccgagggccccgctggtcgcggatcgtctttgttggcgacggcgacgagactccggatggtggccctccactcgtcgagcttctcagCAGCAGGAGGGAAATCGAGGAGCAgttgcgcgcgcgccaaagcttccgctggtgtgggtggcggcgacagctgcgtggatcgcggtgcgcttcgacttctaactatgttagaaggagctccgtcacgacccagcggctgcgtgccatcttcaccagcgcttcggcgagcgtgctgaaccccttcatcttgccgatgaccgaggaaggccaccagacccccggcaaggcccttgccgaggacgacagcgcgccacggcaagacccttgccgggccacacggcgagacccttgccgggccacccggcaaggccctcaccaaggacgccagcagggcccccgccaggcccgccgacgaccaagtttccaccgccgttcacatgcggctgccagcccaaccagctgggcaggcacccgCGTGGCAACacgcagctcccaggccaactcatcgagcgcctgcgtggcggcatgcagatcttcgtgaaggctccgccaccatgccacctcagctgcctgactgcctacatggcaccacgcacctcactggcctaggcgcgtgtcaaggcgaggaggagcggcgacggacgggacgggcctcgcccccggccccaataaagcaaggggacacctaagctacacattaaatgcgtcttgtcctgtaatacgagagATAAGCTCAGAGCAcagtacgcctttccacctcctgtgtgtcactgtggcagcccctttcaactataaaaggaggcccatggcatactggagaaggattcggctctttcgaaccacgcactgaccacagctagttcgagagctcaagaagtctcagaaatacacccaccaaaggactagggttttacgcatcctcgcggcccgaacctaggtaaacgatccttgtgctgtctactagccctgctctcctcgcaaccctgcgccccagcaaccgtagtagggattcttgtgatcccataggtgtcgttccacaccgacatatttggcgcgccaggtaggggtacaaaaatgcacccctctttttgtacaccgacagaggCAAACCCCACTTGTTTGTGGTTTTCAACTAGTAAGTAGGTGGTCTTCTATAAAGCTAAGGTACGCCACTGGCGCACTCTAAAAAAATAGTAAGTAGGCGGCGATTTTTTTTAAAGATATGAGTAAAAGACCAAAAAATGGTGACATTAAaaaaactactccctccatcaCAGTTTAGAAGGCACAGTTAAATTTGCGTGCGTTTCCACAATAGACAAGGTTTAGGGCGCATTGCATTTATTTCTAGTAGCTAATTAGTACTCCGATATACTATTTCTGTATGCATGCGTAGCGTGAATGCTATTTTTTAGCCCATCTCACAACCAATAGATAACCACCTAGGTCCCAGAGAATTTCCAAGCGCCCTAAATGTCACCATACAAAAAACAGAgcagttgcgagtcgatggtctaCTTGCAAGTGGCATGGGGGCGCCcacagttgcgagtcgatggtggaATTGCAACTAGGGCAATTACAAAACTTCAAACAAAAAACAGACCAGTTGCGAGTCGACAATCTACTTGCAAGTGGCATGGGAGCCCCCACAGTTGCGAGTTGCGGGTCTATTGTAGACATGGAACTGGGGTGAATACAAAAGCCTTGAGTTGCGAGTCGGcagtggacttgcaactggggcgaATACAAAAGACTTGAGTTGTGAGTCGgcggtggacttgcaactggggtgAATACAAAAAATTACAACCCTCAAGTTGCGAGTCAGGGGTGGAGTTACAACTGTGGcttcaaaaacaaaaacaaaaaacacccTTGTCCCCCGAGTTGCGAGTCGATgttggacttgcaactggggcgaCGGATACACCCCTAGTTGCGAGGCAAGGGCCTAATTGCAACTACCgtgaaacaaaaaaaaagaaaacaaaaaaacagacaACCACTCCCCACCCCCCGAGTTGCGGCTTGAGGGTTAACTTGCAACTAGGGCAACTACAAAACTACACCCACTCGAGTTGCGACTTGAGCGGGTGGAGTTGCAACCGGGGGGTATACAAAACGTTTTGAGTAGCGAGTCGGGGTGGGAGTTGCAACTACGGTGAAACACAAAACATCTCAAGTTTCGACTCGGGGGTGGAGTTGTAACTGTGGTGAACACAAAACAAAAAAGGCAACCCTTCGAGTTGCAAGTCGAGGGCGGGGAGTAACATGTGAAGGGCctaattatttaaaaaaaattgtctATCACTTTTCGATGATATCAACTATTAGGAACATATTGTCATCCTGCCGTCCTTTCTCAACTTTGACCAAAACAAACACTGCCGAGTCTAAGACCGTAGGGATCGACTTGGAACTGGGCCGATTGCGGAAAAAAAATACATGATAGTCTTCAGAAGTGTTAACAAAAGAATACACAATTTACTTGATAAAAAAGGCTAACCATTAGGTTAGAATGTGATGTATCATTGAAGTACATAAGCTAAAAACCTGCCTCATTATTAGGAGATACTAAAGTACAACTAAAGCTGCAAAAATTAAATCTCACTACAGGTCAAGAACCAACACTTAATCAACTGATTTCGGCAAAAAAAATCGTGCTATGGACAGGCAAAAAATAATCAACAACTAATCAGTCAAAAATCAAAAGCTGTTCCCACCTACAAAAAAAGAGCGCTTATAGGGAAAACATTAGGAATAAGTTCAAAAGTCCTGCATTTCCCAGGTCATAGGTCATGGTGGGACAACATAGGAACTTGACAAATTCATCTCTAAATAACCACCTCATAAAACaaagaaaagtaaaaaaaatGATAGCACATTGTCGGTAGCACCGGTAAAAACATTTTGCTTCTGCCACACCATTAAAAAGGGTTCTGGACATGAGGTAATAAACTAAAAAATGCTGGCACTAAAATCTCCATCACCCCCATCCTTATGGTTCTGCAGGCCTCAAAGCGTTGACAACGCATACTAGGTTGATATGTTCTTCATTGATCTCCCTAAAGTTAAACACAACAGCATCATTCACTTGGAGGTGGTTCTGGGCTACAAAAACACCCCAGGCTTGGTTGAAAACGATCCGTCCGTCACGGTCCGTGTGGTACGCAACCTGCATAACATCTCCCACACCCATGCAAAGGCCAAGAACACCTTCTGTGTCCAAGTTCAGTGGTTGAGCTACCTTCTTGGGGATTTTCTAAGTGATGTCCACATaaaaaaacaaaaaggaaaaaaggggaGGGGAAATGTTAGAAAAAAGGAATATATGAAAAAAAAAGTTAAAATTGCAAAAACAAGAAGCATATAAACAAAAAAAGTTCAGTATATAAAAGAATGAAAAGAGATATACCATCAGCTTGCCTGCAATGATCGTGGGCGTCAGACGATGCACAAAAGGTGGGCCAATGTATAAATGTTGGATAGTGAGTATGAGCTCCATCATTGCGTATTCACCATCCTCAAAGACAAAACCCCTGGTGTTCACAAACGCTAGTGCATCTTCAAGCCCGTGATCATCATTGACcacctcttcctcttcatcaacTGCAACAACTTCTTCAGCAGCTCCTCCCTGTTCTTCAGCCTCGACTCCAGCCACATATGCCTTTGCTGTTCGTCCAGTCATGTCAAAAACAACTACATTGCCCTGCCCCACGTCGAAGTCATGCT
This sequence is a window from Aegilops tauschii subsp. strangulata cultivar AL8/78 chromosome 7, Aet v6.0, whole genome shotgun sequence. Protein-coding genes within it:
- the LOC109745473 gene encoding uncharacterized protein; this encodes MVCAICHSHCESDIEQTFRIVIRDDYEALANIPCTARNRFNQMSGLNFKADGRRYVVDVYRGHKTTLIGGDDWAKFKHDFDVGQGNVVVFDMTGRTAKAYVAGVEAEEQGGAAEEVVAVDEEEEVVNDDHGLEDALAFVNTRGFVFEDGEYAMMELILTIQHLYIGPPFVHRLTPTIIAGKLMKIPKKVAQPLNLDTEGVLGLCMGVGDVMQVAYHTDRDGRIVFNQAWGVFVAQNHLQVNDAVVFNFREINEEHINLVCVVNALRPAEP